The sequence aattaattaacatctgtttctcttttgggtttcaagtcttatgtgtgacccattaggttcttattgcttatagccgtatacaactattaaattaatttcgtaaaattatattcaatatttgtataacggaatgagtacgcgaactgtgattggcagatctgaaacattcccctagagctataagaagacatgttgattccgtcgttgaccttttcgtattagttacagtataattcgatccttcatcaactacatccttgaacagaatcttatgactatggataatgtcaagtcacatatagcgagacatttgtttttcttgtacaggccgagttaactccaattagataggttaagtgaaatctgcatttcaagtcttaagctatcaccttgcaaggatttagagttaagtcttccacaagcgatccttggatgtatctcccatttatcaggagtgacaaatgctcaatccaatgtataactatcctgcaattacttcatgtgatacccaacgtctgccgtacacaccccagagtcatctctattatggatcgtgttacaacaggatcaaagcatcacattccataatccagaatcactaattaacattcctttgagtcttaggattacttatacctattaataccaatgagatgaacatgtgacaaggataaatctacccatcctgttatctcaagtcgggtccccaatcctaacgaacccctttcattggatccatgtaactgtccagatatctgcatatctgaagcttgtgagatcagctctctgtctcgacagaaaacattgttacatgcaagtctcaacagtgttatgtcaatccctattcaaaacatatcacttgacttggggtagttttaagtttattagtttattataatgtttcgtctcacttcatgcttgtatgaacactttataatcactttaaataaacttagggattccttttattagacttatttagttctttaaaagaggttgcctttatacaattatgaaaccatatcttattaaaacaaatgacataaagaacaattcatttacattaggtttatatcctagaacaattgtctatatgacactaaaccccaacaggacCATCCTGCGGTCACCACCCTTTCCTCAATATCTTCAACCtgcatttttagttttttcccATCATCCACCGGTGTCATTTCAATATCATCATCCAGAGGCCTTTTGTGACCTTGCTTGGGTTCAACAATACTTCCCACATTGTAGTTTTGTTGTGGTGCAGCGGTCTGGCTTCTTGCAAGGTTCTTCAATCGGAATTTCCTCCTCTTTTGTTGAACTTTCCCGCCCTTCTCTGTGTAGCACCCAATTTCAAATCCTAGTTTGTCGATGTtttggatttggtccacatttGTAGCATCGTCAGTTGTGGTGGCATGGACAACAGTCACAATATTTATAATTCTGAGTCCCTGGCTGTCTTGTACCTGGCTAACCGATACTTCCTTTTCCCTCTGGATACCTTGCACTTGGCTAGCTGATGTTTCCTTCTCCCTTTGGTTACCATGTTCAGCATTCTGGACAAACAATTGCCTCCTAGCAGAAGAATTGCTTCCTTCCCCTGATTCTGTCTGGCTACGCTGGCTCTCATCCCTTCGTTTCTCTTTGAATCCACAGTTAAAGGACTTTAGTTTTACTGGTGTAGCCCTTAGACTTGGACCATATGGCCACTCATCCCCTTCACTTTCCTCGTATCCCTGTTCACAGTCATCCTTCACATGTCCAATCACACCACACACATAGCATAAGTTTGGAAGTTTTTCAAAGTGACACTTGACCCAGGTTTGGAGACCATCTTCATTCCTAATTTTGCTTCCTCGCTTCAATGGCTTGCGGATATCAAGGCTGACTCTTACCCGCACATAATTTGCCCAGTTCGTCAAGCTCTCCTCATCAACCGACATCGCAGTCCCTGCACTGTTTGCAATCTTCAGAATTGTTTTGGCCCCCCGACAGTTAAATGGAATTCCGCTCAATCTGACCCACATCTCACAGAAGTTAAGATCAATCTGTGTTAGTTGCGTAATCCCTTCGAAGTTAGCAAGAATGACTAGCTGCTTGTCGATGCCACGGTGAATTGTCCAGTACTCGATTTTTGTCCCTCTCCGACTCAAATTCAATCATGAACATACTATTACCACATTCCTTCACTTTAAAACCCTTATTCGTTTGCCAAATTGAGGAGAAAGCATTCGCCATTGATTTGAGGTTCAAGGGTTTTGTCGAAACTAACCTGCCAATCAGTTTGAGCTTTGCTGTAGGATCTTCAATAAGTTCTTCTTGCTCAATAATAATCTATTCCTCGTCATCTTCGTGTATTTTTAATTTCCTCCAAGCCGCCTCCAATTAGTCCCCCATCTTCCTACAATCTTCCTACGATCAGTTCCGCACCACGACGACAGTGTAACACCAAGAGTCGGTATTACCGGTGAGGCCACAACGGCTGAAATCCTGAGAAAACCTAGAGAGAGCTAGGGTTCTAGGCAGAAACCGCACAAGGGGCTTTAGTTTGCTTCCATatccttttaaattaaatacttacaaaaactaaaaaaaaaacgtaaTTTTGCTTTAAAAAACGTTAGGATCTAATCCTAACTTCATAATTAATTTTCTAGTCATCAAATAGGGAAATTATTAAAAGTATTCGGTTCTCCATATCAAATATAAGACATTCTAAAAGATATTTTACTATTTGTAACATGAATTCATATATATTATAAGAGTGTTTGGTGACAATTGTTTTGGCAACTTTCAAAGGATGCCATCTATTGGAGTAAGGATGTTTGTTTAGTAAAGTTGCCACTTTTTGGCAAGCTTGCTTTAAAGTTgcaaaattttttttaatataaaaaaatgatttactTGATTACTATTGGTGCACCTTTTTTAAGTGACAATATTTATGAtaagataaattatatataaagtaatgatTTGTGAGGCCATTATGGTaacttttaaaattatttactattggagcattttttaacaaaagttgccaataataatattaatgattaagttaataaaatattatattttagtataacgTGTCAAGTTTTGGTACTCTTTAAATCGATCTTATTGAAGATGCTTTAAAAGatccactattttaattattaaatagaatcataatacttatattcAATTGTGAATTGCATAAATAGCCAAAATTTGATTAAAAGTATTAAGAGAATCTGCTCTTCCTTTATTTCCATTAGTTTCAGCCatgtttttagagagcagaaccggGTGGCGGATCGTATGGTGGCTGCAGGTCATGAAGAGTTGGGAGAGATCACAACCTACTCTTCTCCTCCGGCGTTTATTTCTTCGTTCTTTTTGGAGGATGTGATGTGGGTTAGCTTCCCTaagctaatcccgggttaggtttttttttttcctgttcctaccaaaaaaaaagtgaattGGACATCCTCCAAATAAAATGGAAGACCTGATGTTTAATATAATAACTCAAACAAACATCTTTTTAATCTTCCTAAGTCGGCAAGCTATATAATTCATTGggtaaacttcaaataaaacccatgtggtttcactaattttcagataaaggactgtggtttactttttgtcaaaacgaggattgaggttttcaactttagcaaaataaggactttttcgattgatactattaacatcacccttgacgacttcaaaaatgacatattttaagaactactaatattctaaacaactttaattcttcaacttttttattttgagattgtttagatgatgtttggtaaagagagagaaagttaatgtttagagagagaaagttctaaaaaatatgattttcgaaaatcaaaaatatgacattgaacaactttaattcttgaaaattttcatttttaggtcgttaaagatggttttaatagcattaatccaagtgcgaaacttcaatcctcgttttgacaaaaagtaaaccacagtcctttatctgaaaattagtgaaactacagggattttacttaaaatttaccctaattcaTTTTGACGCCATACGTAATTAATTTCCATAGCCCCATTTTTCAAGGATGTTACAGTTGCTTAAAAGTCcagttaacaaaaaaaattcaaaactttctaGATGGGTGGCTACCAAACTACTTTAGCATAATCAACGTCTCCCAAACTTAAAATAAaggtttaatgtatatttatatCCTGAAACTCGGCAAATTTTGTCTATTCTcatcctgaacttttaaaataacctatcatatatttatagttggttttaagaacctatcacacacctaaagttggctcattcggacctcttgcacacaaaatcgttgatctaTCATCTTTGACAAACAAGATCGATGTGCGTgcaatagaaaaaagaaaaacgtATTAGTTCGTTTTGTATGTCACCTCATAGGTCAAAGATGGCAGATCAACAATTTTGTGTGtaggaggtccgaatgagccaactttaggtttgtaatatatttttaatgtcAATTATAGCAATGTGAtaagttatttaaaaaattcaaggTACCGATAAACAAAACTTGCCAAGTTTAAAAGTGTAAATATGTATTAAGCTTAAAATAAATGTCCAACCTAGGTAGAAATTGAGTAacattttgtaattaattattcatccatttcaaaataattgtcatAGTTGACgaagttttcttattttatattatttgttaTATTTAGTTTTCAAAGTAATGTTTTTTCCAAATTTACCCTTGTTAATCAGCTTACTATTAATCACACTTTTTGTTATTTTAATGTATGAAGGGTGGTTGAATTGAGTGGTACAAAAAAAtgagaattattaataaaaagaaataaataatattttaatctatattctataaatttaaatttaatgcaaatcaatcatttctttattattattagggtaaattttaaaaaaaacctttgtggttttattaattttcagataaaggaatatggtttactttttgtcaaaacgaggattcaggtttcacatttttaagaaaacaatgaccttttagattaatgctattaaaatcatctttaacgacctgaaaatgaaaattttcaacaattaaagttgttcaatgtcatatttgctAGATTTtggaaaatcatcttttttggaactttctctctctaaatattaactttctctctaccaaacattatctaaataatctcaaaataaaaaagttgaaaaattaaagttgcttagaatattagtagttctgaaaacatgtcatttttgaagtcgtcaatggtgattttagtagtatcaatcgaaaaagtcattgttttgctaaagttgaCAACCTCAGTCCTTACtttgaaaaaaagtaaattacaatCTTTTATCTGAAGATTAgttaaaccacatgagttttatttgaaatttacccttattattGTTACGTGTGATTTGGTAAAATGTAACAGTTATTTTGAGATGGATAGAGTAATTAAATACTTTGAATTAGTATTACATAAAATTTCATATGAGTTGACTTGACTTAAGTGTTTGCACCGATCTAGGGGTTAAGAATGAATACTTATATATTTAGTTCCAAAACTTCTATATCTCAATTCCTCACAACCTACCTAGCTGTTTGTTGATCCATGGGGAATATAAAGTCTTTTTCAGTGACAATTATATTGTGTTTCATGTATTTATTGAAATACTTAGATGAAATCAACGCCATAAGGAATATTAGTACCGATAAAGATGCATTGCTTGCTTTTAAAGCTCGTATCACGAATGATCCTCAAAACCTGTTAGCATCTAATTGGTCTAAGGATACGCCAGTATGTAATTGGATTGGCATTACTTGTGGAACTCGTCATCACAGAGTTAGACGTATACTACTTCAAGACATGGGGTTGATAGGAACCATTCCTCCACAAATTGGGAATCTTTCGTTCCTAGTCATCTTCTCTTTATTTAATAACTCCTTCCATGGCTCTCTACCGGTTGAACTTTCCAATTTGCACCGATTGGAGTACTTTAGCTTGTCATACAATCTTTTCAGTGGAACTATCCCCTCGTGTATTGGATCTTTCTCCCAACTTCAACATCTTGGTCTCTCCAATAATAAATTTAGAGGTGAATTTcttctttcctttatttatactttttttaatgttttaaaaacacTCCAATCTTTAATCTAACTTTGGAGATTCTTTTCTATCCATATTGtttgtctaaaaaaaaaaaaagtctaattTTGGTGATTTGGCTTTTAATACCTAACATTTATTAGATTGTTCAATTTTAAGATTAATTAACGAgaagatgagttttttttaattcgCAATTTCATGATCTGATCATCCTAAAACATCGATCGTTCTTGCAACCCTGGGCGGTTACATCTTCtattaatgtaaaaaaaaatatttctttaGTGAGGTTGAACTTACACTGATTTATACATAAATTTATTTCCCGATAATCAttggatttttttctaaaataaaaaaacacaagTATCATAAttattgtttaaaaaaataatctaaaccctcaaaatatcaaagggtaaattacacaatgATCAGGactgataaattatttacaagtgtctcattttcttaaataaatttattaaaatgttaaatctggtgggtttttttaaaactgttttttttttctataaataaCTAACTGGAAAATTGataaacaaaattaaagttgtGATATTCAGATATTTTgagatttaaaattatataatgataaaatacataaaattaatttttataaatataaataaaaattaaaatctgaTTTCCTCAAATTCAAATATGGCATTATGTTTAaatgaaaattcaaaacaaaataaattcatACTATCTTCTATATGTAAATTAATGTTTTCCAAACTTATCAAGTGCTTTTATTTGGTCGTAATTTCTATAATAACTTTGGAGGTAAATTTCTCCAACTTCAATCTTCAATCttcttttatctaatttattttCTAAAGCATAGATgagaaatttcaaaataatagtaaaaaataaaatttattgttCTCAATCATCCAAATTTACTAGTGAAAATTACAGTTTGAAATAGTCTGAATTATTTATACAAATAATGAAATAGAATACCTAGCCagataaaaggaaaaaaatattgtcCGTTTTAACCTTATCACcaaaaaaatcttttttttttgctaatataaaaaaaccactggtatcataatttaaaaaataaaaattctataatcttcaaaatctccatgaaatgatagttttttttttttaatttcctttaaaaataataatttaatgttttattaattggaataattttatatatattaattttcatgTATTATTACAGGTGGCTTTCCAATATCAATATGCAACTTAACAAAACTCCGTCTTCTTTACTTGGGATGGAATAATCTTGAAGGTCAATATTTCTACtatgaataattatttatattactctcttccaaaaaaaaataattatttatattatttataattattgtCTTCACTTCGATTATTAGATTTTTCCATAAATCATCTAATATGCAATCTTTTCATCCAACATATGTTACTCATTCTTGTACTTACATATTCTACTTACAATCTCGTATGTATgtgtgtttatatatatatatatatatatatatatatatatatatatattaaatcaattacaaatttatccttttttattattattataggaGAACTTCCAAATTTCACTGACAATCTTATACATTTGGAGTTATTATCCATAACAACAAATTTCATTGGTGGTAAAATTCCTTCATCTATTGGAAATTTAAACAAGCTAAAGGTTCTTGACTTGGAAGAAAACATGTTGACAGGtatgtatttatattataaaactatgacatattcaattttatcgaTATGAATTAAAGTACTCTTAGTAGTAAATATAATTACATTTTGTCATGGAAATAGTTTTTGTCATGCATGATGTACACAAATATGAAATTAAATTTGaggataaaattgaaaattcttAATTTCGTACAGGAGAAATTCCAAAATCAATTGACAATCTTATAAATTTGGTGGCATTATATCTAAGAAGAAACTCCGTATATGGTAAAATTCCTTCATCGATTGGAAATCTTACAGAGATAAAAATTCTTGACTTATCAGAAAATAAGTTGACAGGTATATATATTCGTACTCATAGAcgttaaattataattaatctaaatctaatctTTACTATTTTATGAATGTAAGAAATTTGTATTAGTAATACTTCATTATGAGGTTAATatacttgtccaaaaaaaattcattgtCCACCTGTACTTTGAAAAAGTTTATTTACCCCTTGAACTTGCCTAAACTAACACATCAGGTAAGGACCAAGCTTAACAAATTGGACATCAAGTTGTTTTGAATGCTAAGACTTGGTGGCTATAAATATGTTTTTCATTTTAGTATTAGGTAGAGAGTTGTAGTGATCTTGGACATATAATATTCATACTTTAAACTAACACATCAGGTAAGGACCAAGCTTAACAAATTGGACATCAAGTTGTTTTGAATGCTAAGACTTGGTGGCTATAAATATGTTTTTCATTTTAGTATTAGGTAGAGAGTTGTAGTGATCTTGGACATATAATATTCATACTTCTCTTAAAAATTGTTGGTTTCTCTTGGATGTTATAACTATAATTTAGTTCATAACACTTTTGTTATTTTGCTTGAAAATATATCTTCCTTAAAAAGTTAGTTGAATTTTTATAGAAACACAATTCTAATTTAGAATTTCTCGTATAAATTGTGTTTGCAGGAAGCATTCCCTTTGAAATAGGTAACCTTGCTTACTTAGAGGAACTATTTCTTGGAACTAATGGTCTTGATGGAATAATTCCTTCCaacatttttaatatttcaacATTAAGAGTATTGGCGTTGGTTAAGAATTATCTCTCAGGCAGTCTTCCTCCAAGCTTTGGTCTCTATCTACCTAATCTTGAGGATATTTATATTGGAGTGAATAAGTTTTATGGTCAGATTCCCATATCTCTTTCTAATGCGTCTAAACTCATTGAAATTGACTTGGGTTCAAACATGTTCTTTGGCTCTATACCTTTTGCTCTTGGAAATTTAAGAAACCTTCAGATTCTCAAATTACAGAACAATCAACTCACTAGTCaatctttatttcctttattttcctcatTGGCCAATTGCAAAAATTTGACAGTTTTAGAATTGAGTGAAAATCCATTGAATGCTCCTCTACCAATATCCATAGGAAACCTATCTTCTTCCCTTGAATATTTCGACATGAATGGTTGTGGACTAACAAAAACCATTTCCAAGGAAATTGGCAACTTAACTAGCTTGATTTTTTTGAACCTAGGACATAACAAATTAAAAGGATCCATTCCTAAGACAATTAGAAAAATAAGAACGCTTCAAGTATTAAATTTTCAGTCAAATAGAATCCACAGGTCCATACCTTTTGAATTATGTAGTTTACAGAGACTGAGTGAGATGAATTTTGGAGAAAATGAGCTCTATGGAAATATTCCTTCTTGTTTGGGTAATCTCACTTCTCTTGGAAAGCTCTATTTGGAATCCAACAAACTTAATTCTACTATTCCGTCAACCTTGTGGAGGCTTAAAGATGTCATTGAACTCAACCTATCATCAAATTCCTTAAGTGGTAATCTTCCAATAGATATTGGTAATTTGAGAGCCATTACACTATTTGATTTATCTGGAAATCAATTCTCAGGTAGTATCCCACCCACCTTTGGAGGCCTCCAAACTCTACAAAATCTCTCTTTatctaataataaattaaagggTTCCATTCCTGAATCATTTGGTGATGCTATAAGCTTGGAATTCATGGATTTATCAATCAATGGTCTCTCCGGAGAATTGCCCAAGTCCCTAGAGAAATTAAAATATCTCAAGATTTTTAATGTCTCCTTCAATGAATTACAAGGAGAAATTCCTAATGGAGGACCATTTATGAACTTATCGGCACAATCATTTTTAGGAAATAAAGCACTTTGTGGGGAACCTAAATTCCAAGTCAATCGGTGCAGAACTAGCAATCAGAACCATTCAAAGAAAACCAAGATAACACTGGTTGCAATTGTATTAACATGTTTGACACTTGGAATTGTTATTGTCGTTCTAATTTGGTATTGGAAAAGGAAAACAAGATTGTTGACTCACCAAGTGAACTTTCCACATTTACCAATATGGCAAAGAATTTCTATTCATGAGCTTCAACGGGCAACAAATAAATTTGATGAGGCGAACTTGCTTGGCAGAGGGAGTTTTGGTTCGGTATATAGAGGGAAACTTTCAAATGGCTCATCCGTTGCGATTAAGGTTTTCAATTTGGACTTAGAAGGAGCATTCAAGAGTTTTGATGTGGAGTGTGAAGTACTACGTGAGATTCGACacagaaaccttgtgaaaataatcACGGGTTGTTGTACAAATGAATTTAAGGCTTTAGTCATGGACTTCATGCCTAATTGGAGCTTGGAAAAGTGGTTATATTCTCACAACTGCTTTTTAGACATTTTTCAGAGATTGAACATAATGATCGATGTTGCATCAGCAGTTGAATATATTCATCATGGTTCTATGAATCCTATTGTTCATTGTGATTTGAAGCCCAGTAATATCCTTCTAGATGAGGATATGGTTGCTCATGTAACTGATTTTGGCATAGCAAAGCTCGTCGGAGAAGATCAATCTTTCATACAGACTATAACTCTTGGAACTGTTGGATACATGGCACCAGGTGATGTTTGATTTTCTGCATATatgttatatttaaaataataattgctTGTACGAAACTAACTATATCAAATTTTTATACAGAGTACGGATCAGAATGACTTGTTTCTATAAAAGGCGATATTTATAGTTTTGGTATTTTGTTGATCGAAACTTTCACAAGAAAAAGGCCTACAAATGAGATTTTTAACGAAGATATGAATATGAAGCAATGGGTTAATGAGTTGTTGCCTTATGGAGTTACTCAACTTGTTGATCCCAATTTACTTAGCGTCAACGAACGACACTATTTGGCTAAGATAGATTGCATATCTTTGATTATGAACTTAGCCTTAAAGTGTTGTGTTGATGTGCCTGGGGAGAGAGGATTAGCAGTAAAGATATTCTAAATGCTCTCAACAAGATTAAAGTTAAGCTTTTCAATGATATTCAATAGCCTTAATAAGTATGTaatcatttatatattaaaatatatcaataaaGTTAATTTACAGTGATAATGTTaggtaatttaattttattctaaataaattaggcttaataggcacccagccccctaaatttgtaacttttttcacctgaccccctcaactctccaaaaacatcacatacagtcCCTTACACCCcgatgttcggtcaaaatattgaccaaTGTAGAAAAcgtgcttgactgttgaccacaccaatgtcacgtgtcacttttttattaaaattttccattctggcataagaattctgatcgaaatccatctctgttagttgctc comes from Euphorbia lathyris chromosome 8, ddEupLath1.1, whole genome shotgun sequence and encodes:
- the LOC136202906 gene encoding receptor kinase-like protein Xa21 yields the protein MGNIKSFSVTIILCFMYLLKYLDEINAIRNISTDKDALLAFKARITNDPQNLLASNWSKDTPVCNWIGITCGTRHHRVRRILLQDMGLIGTIPPQIGNLSFLVIFSLFNNSFHGSLPVELSNLHRLEYFSLSYNLFSGTIPSCIGSFSQLQHLGLSNNKFRGGFPISICNLTKLRLLYLGWNNLEGELPNFTDNLIHLELLSITTNFIGGKIPSSIGNLNKLKVLDLEENMLTGEIPKSIDNLINLVALYLRRNSVYGKIPSSIGNLTEIKILDLSENKLTGSIPFEIGNLAYLEELFLGTNGLDGIIPSNIFNISTLRVLALVKNYLSGSLPPSFGLYLPNLEDIYIGVNKFYGQIPISLSNASKLIEIDLGSNMFFGSIPFALGNLRNLQILKLQNNQLTSQSLFPLFSSLANCKNLTVLELSENPLNAPLPISIGNLSSSLEYFDMNGCGLTKTISKEIGNLTSLIFLNLGHNKLKGSIPKTIRKIRTLQVLNFQSNRIHRSIPFELCSLQRLSEMNFGENELYGNIPSCLGNLTSLGKLYLESNKLNSTIPSTLWRLKDVIELNLSSNSLSGNLPIDIGNLRAITLFDLSGNQFSGSIPPTFGGLQTLQNLSLSNNKLKGSIPESFGDAISLEFMDLSINGLSGELPKSLEKLKYLKIFNVSFNELQGEIPNGGPFMNLSAQSFLGNKALCGEPKFQVNRCRTSNQNHSKKTKITLVAIVLTCLTLGIVIVVLIWYWKRKTRLLTHQVNFPHLPIWQRISIHELQRATNKFDEANLLGRGSFGSVYRGKLSNGSSVAIKVFNLDLEGAFKSFDVECEVLREIRHRNLVKIITGCCTNEFKALVMDFMPNWSLEKWLYSHNCFLDIFQRLNIMIDVASAVEYIHHGSMNPIVHCDLKPSNILLDEDMVAHVTDFGIAKLVGEDQSFIQTITLGTVGYMAPEYGSE